Proteins encoded together in one Micromonospora kangleipakensis window:
- a CDS encoding DUF2637 domain-containing protein encodes MLTIGGAAGAASFTHVHNVAASHGQDGWLAWADAIVLELMSIAAGLELRYRKRQHASTRFPATVLMCAVTLSIAAQVVEAEQSVIGWIAAALPALGFLVMTKIALNRAAMPRPHRGALVPTGSGDGPVVAGRGARPRRSTEDRPRRHGDDHGRAGGVAVSKDGDRNSSAASLSPRRTAPPDATMDDLLPVARAARKALECEGLPLTRDTLADQLRRDGHAVRNARISALLALLRQDQVTAAPSAAQRPSAPAPRPAGLSPADPAP; translated from the coding sequence ATGCTCACGATCGGTGGCGCCGCTGGGGCGGCAAGCTTCACCCACGTCCACAACGTCGCCGCTTCCCACGGTCAGGACGGCTGGCTCGCCTGGGCCGACGCCATCGTCCTGGAGCTGATGTCCATCGCTGCCGGGCTGGAGCTGCGTTACCGCAAACGCCAGCACGCCTCGACCAGGTTCCCCGCCACCGTCCTGATGTGTGCGGTCACCCTGTCCATCGCCGCGCAGGTCGTGGAAGCGGAACAGTCCGTCATCGGGTGGATCGCCGCCGCCCTGCCCGCGCTCGGCTTTCTGGTCATGACCAAGATCGCCCTGAATCGAGCTGCCATGCCCCGTCCCCACCGCGGCGCCCTCGTCCCCACCGGCAGCGGGGACGGACCCGTTGTCGCGGGACGGGGCGCCCGCCCACGGCGCAGCACCGAAGATCGTCCCCGTCGCCATGGGGACGATCATGGACGCGCCGGTGGCGTCGCCGTATCGAAAGACGGTGACCGGAACAGCAGCGCAGCGTCGCTCTCCCCACGCCGCACAGCGCCGCCAGACGCCACGATGGACGATCTCCTACCGGTCGCTCGGGCCGCCAGGAAAGCACTGGAGTGCGAAGGTCTGCCGCTGACCCGCGACACCCTGGCCGACCAGCTGAGACGCGATGGCCACGCCGTGCGCAACGCGCGCATCTCGGCTCTGCTGGCACTGCTACGACAGGACCAGGTGACGGCCGCGCCATCCGCCGCCCAGCGGCCTTCGGCACCCGCGCCGCGACCGGCCGGTCTCTCGCCCGCCGACCCCGCACCGTGA
- a CDS encoding phosphotransferase family protein — translation MSRTLTLVLVDPAGQPLGALPPYDVPEPWWQEVGSVVAEARRRHALDVAVLRLLAADRPEPPGGHLTYLGQVAERPTVPLDLVSVDLSPHPLRAPWAEPGGPARSLAWATAQLHRLGRPATVVAQQRTWNLSAIWRLDGDHGTAWLKQVPDFFRHEAAVLRWLGHTAPGTAPTLLADDGSGRVLLDHVPGEDRYAAGVEERAGVAADHHAIQVRAADDVAALVAAGVPDRRGPALARWIRAALAPHDVSTVDGLLAGLDDRLDEVRRCGLPDTLVHGDLHPGNVRGDGERRVIIDWGDAFVGHPAFDILRLTEALDPATAGPLLAAWAARWRADVPGCDPERAVTLLRPVAPLRLAAVYAMFLAGIEPSEHPYHAGDVPACLDRAAAEAKRD, via the coding sequence GTGTCCCGTACCCTGACCCTCGTCCTGGTCGACCCCGCCGGCCAGCCATTGGGCGCCCTCCCCCCTTACGACGTGCCGGAGCCGTGGTGGCAGGAGGTCGGCTCGGTGGTCGCCGAGGCGCGACGGCGGCACGCCCTCGACGTGGCGGTGCTGCGGCTGCTCGCCGCCGACCGGCCCGAGCCGCCCGGCGGCCACCTCACCTATCTCGGCCAGGTGGCCGAGCGGCCGACCGTGCCGCTGGACCTGGTGTCGGTGGACCTGTCGCCGCACCCGCTGCGCGCCCCCTGGGCCGAGCCCGGCGGCCCGGCCCGCAGCCTCGCCTGGGCCACCGCGCAGCTGCACCGGCTCGGCCGGCCGGCGACCGTCGTCGCGCAGCAGCGCACCTGGAACCTCTCGGCGATCTGGCGCCTCGACGGCGACCACGGCACCGCGTGGCTCAAGCAGGTGCCCGACTTCTTCCGGCACGAGGCCGCGGTGCTGCGCTGGCTCGGCCACACCGCGCCCGGCACCGCCCCGACCCTGCTCGCCGACGACGGGTCGGGGCGAGTGCTGCTCGACCACGTGCCAGGGGAGGACCGCTACGCGGCCGGCGTCGAGGAGCGGGCAGGCGTCGCCGCCGACCACCATGCCATCCAGGTCCGCGCCGCCGACGATGTGGCGGCGCTGGTCGCGGCCGGCGTACCGGACCGGCGAGGGCCGGCCCTGGCCCGGTGGATCCGCGCGGCCCTCGCCCCGCACGACGTCTCCACCGTGGACGGCCTGCTCGCCGGCCTCGACGACCGCCTCGACGAGGTACGCCGCTGCGGGCTGCCCGACACCCTCGTCCACGGCGACCTGCACCCCGGCAACGTGCGCGGCGACGGCGAGCGCCGGGTGATCATCGACTGGGGTGACGCGTTCGTCGGGCACCCCGCCTTCGACATTCTGCGGCTCACCGAAGCCCTCGACCCGGCGACGGCCGGCCCGCTGCTGGCGGCGTGGGCGGCCCGGTGGCGGGCCGACGTGCCCGGCTGCGACCCGGAGCGGGCAGTGACGCTGCTGCGTCCGGTAGCGCCGCTGCGGCTGGCGGCGGTGTACGCGATGTTCCTCGCCGGCATCGAGCCGAGCGAGCACCCGTACCACGCGGGCGACGTGCCGGCCTGCCTGGACCGGGCCGCCGCGGAGGCGAAGCGAGACTGA
- a CDS encoding AraC family transcriptional regulator: MLERLNQAMEHIERHLDQPVDVVELARIAVTSEYHFRRLFSALAGIPLSEYVRRRRLTVAGAEVLAGEESLLDIAVRWGYGSNEAFARAFRAVHGIGPSEARRTRAALRAQPRMSFRLVVEGNTSMRYRIVEKDEFRLVGRKARVPLVHEGMNPAIVAFVRGIDQETVRRMEALSDQEPRGIVNVSDDLAGSRAEGTELDYWHGVVTGADAPEDMASLPVAAGAWAVFDSSGEFPQTLQYLWRDVFTQWFPSNPYQTRPGPEISKVRVSADGRQADAELWIPVQRA, from the coding sequence GTGCTGGAGCGGCTCAACCAGGCCATGGAGCACATCGAGCGGCACCTCGACCAGCCGGTCGACGTGGTCGAGCTGGCGCGGATCGCGGTCACGTCGGAGTACCACTTCCGGCGGCTGTTCTCCGCCCTCGCGGGCATCCCGCTGTCGGAGTACGTCCGGCGGCGGCGGCTCACCGTCGCCGGCGCGGAGGTGCTGGCCGGCGAGGAGTCGCTGCTCGACATCGCGGTCCGCTGGGGGTACGGCTCCAACGAGGCGTTCGCCCGGGCCTTCCGCGCCGTGCACGGCATCGGGCCGAGCGAAGCCCGGCGTACGAGGGCGGCGCTTCGCGCCCAGCCCCGGATGTCCTTCCGACTCGTCGTCGAAGGGAACACCAGCATGCGATACCGGATCGTGGAGAAGGACGAGTTCCGCCTGGTCGGGCGGAAGGCCCGCGTCCCCCTGGTCCACGAGGGGATGAACCCCGCCATCGTCGCGTTCGTCCGCGGCATCGACCAGGAGACCGTACGCCGGATGGAGGCGCTGTCCGACCAGGAGCCGCGGGGCATCGTGAACGTCAGCGACGACCTCGCCGGCAGCCGGGCGGAGGGCACGGAGCTGGACTACTGGCACGGGGTGGTGACCGGCGCCGACGCGCCGGAGGACATGGCGAGCCTGCCGGTTGCGGCGGGCGCCTGGGCCGTCTTCGACTCCTCGGGGGAGTTCCCGCAGACGCTGCAGTACCTGTGGCGGGACGTCTTCACCCAGTGGTTCCCCTCGAACCCGTACCAGACCCGACCCGGCCCGGAGATCTCGAAGGTCCGGGTGTCGGCGGACGGCAGGCAGGCCGACGCCGAGCTGTGGATCCCGGTGCAGCGGGCCTGA
- a CDS encoding membrane protein insertion efficiency factor YidD encodes MAALERYGLAVGGRMAADRVRRCRPGVPLGTHDPLR; translated from the coding sequence TTGGCGGCGCTGGAGCGGTACGGCCTCGCGGTGGGTGGGCGGATGGCCGCCGACCGGGTGCGCCGTTGCCGGCCGGGCGTGCCGCTCGGCACCCACGACCCGCTGCGCTGA
- a CDS encoding MarR family transcriptional regulator, whose translation MLISTAAWRALVDAGLTVIPLDAEHVELQRGAAQAVLRVVSSSAVLNPSDIAALRTQHRQPVLLIVPSATPAVRAAVEAAGWSWLVDAGRQVSGLLSMAGHPLPIGSRDADAPPRRTRPGRVPWGTFTLLRRLADHPWATQQQLAALAGVSQPRVSQALAALADQGLVHRTPAGWDVTDIDAAFQWWLHAYPGPGGLRTLWYGLEPPVEQAETVIGLLTNGDHGRTAVSGDVAADFIAPWRSPRRAIVYAQTGLDLTSAGLTPADEDDATLELIVPKDPGVWPCPAVQVQPESMPLADLLQVLWDVSRTPGTDTDEAVQHLQRVMRERRERVRRSQVA comes from the coding sequence ATGCTTATATCGACGGCTGCTTGGCGGGCTCTGGTGGATGCCGGCCTCACGGTCATCCCGCTCGACGCTGAGCACGTCGAGCTGCAGCGCGGGGCCGCCCAAGCTGTATTGAGAGTGGTCAGCTCCTCAGCCGTCCTGAACCCGAGCGACATCGCCGCCTTGCGAACCCAGCATCGGCAGCCGGTCCTGCTCATTGTGCCGTCGGCGACGCCTGCTGTCCGAGCAGCAGTCGAGGCCGCTGGCTGGTCCTGGCTGGTTGATGCCGGTCGCCAGGTCAGCGGCCTCCTGTCCATGGCAGGTCACCCGTTGCCCATCGGGAGCCGGGACGCTGATGCCCCGCCTCGCCGCACCAGACCAGGTCGCGTGCCGTGGGGCACGTTCACCCTGTTGCGACGACTGGCAGACCACCCGTGGGCCACGCAGCAGCAGTTGGCTGCGCTTGCCGGTGTCTCCCAGCCTCGCGTGTCACAGGCCCTTGCCGCGTTGGCTGACCAAGGTCTGGTTCATCGCACACCGGCTGGTTGGGACGTCACCGACATTGACGCCGCCTTCCAATGGTGGCTGCACGCGTACCCGGGGCCAGGTGGTTTACGAACCCTCTGGTATGGCTTGGAGCCGCCGGTGGAGCAGGCGGAGACAGTCATTGGCCTGCTGACGAACGGCGATCATGGACGGACCGCCGTGTCCGGTGACGTCGCGGCCGACTTCATCGCCCCATGGCGAAGCCCGCGCCGAGCGATCGTCTATGCCCAGACCGGCTTGGACCTGACCTCTGCGGGCCTGACACCGGCCGACGAGGATGACGCGACGTTGGAACTCATCGTGCCCAAGGACCCTGGAGTTTGGCCCTGCCCGGCGGTCCAAGTGCAGCCCGAAAGCATGCCATTGGCAGACCTGTTGCAGGTCCTCTGGGATGTGTCGCGTACGCCGGGCACTGACACAGACGAGGCAGTACAACACCTTCAGCGAGTGATGCGTGAGCGTCGTGAACGAGTACGTAGGAGCCAGGTGGCATGA
- the yidD gene encoding membrane protein insertion efficiency factor YidD, producing the protein MSVPGQCRYSLTCSGYGLAAVERYGLAVGGRMAAAQHPRPAALTGELTCWMRRPSPRSTPGSRPGGRSSRGR; encoded by the coding sequence ATGAGCGTGCCCGGCCAGTGTCGCTACAGCCTGACGTGCAGCGGGTACGGGCTGGCGGCGGTGGAGCGGTACGGTCTCGCCGTGGGTGGGCGGATGGCCGCCGCGCAGCACCCACGACCCGCTGCGCTGACCGGGGAGTTGACATGCTGGATGCGGAGACCCTCGCCGCGATCGACGCCCGGATCGCGGCCCGGCGGCCGATCTTCCCGTGGTCGTTGA
- a CDS encoding Fic family protein, with product MRDDLLTWCRVREEVRWAAAARPVGGPVAGRRDGVVDFVRGPVAARDPARAARLLRAVGRARAAATAGEELSYELLAGWQADVLGVPEVGFRRGPAYAKGGRERYDLAPDTPARFRRCLAQAAEPDVPLAARAARAYLDVAFFHPFSDGNGRAAMLTLDFVLRRDRVVLDLAAPALVVVRRADDPGGAADLARLVDVLITATRRRAGDGGGRASARAVSGVGAG from the coding sequence GTGCGCGATGACCTGCTGACCTGGTGCCGGGTCCGCGAAGAGGTCCGCTGGGCGGCGGCGGCCCGCCCGGTCGGCGGCCCGGTCGCCGGTCGCCGCGACGGGGTGGTGGACTTCGTCCGCGGCCCGGTCGCCGCCCGCGACCCGGCCCGGGCCGCCCGGCTGCTGCGCGCCGTCGGCCGGGCGCGCGCCGCCGCCACCGCCGGCGAGGAGCTGTCGTACGAGCTGCTGGCCGGCTGGCAGGCCGACGTGCTCGGCGTACCGGAGGTGGGGTTTCGGCGCGGGCCCGCGTACGCGAAGGGCGGCCGGGAACGGTACGACCTGGCGCCGGACACGCCGGCCCGGTTCCGGCGCTGCCTCGCCCAGGCGGCCGAGCCGGACGTGCCGCTCGCCGCGCGGGCGGCCCGGGCCTACCTGGACGTGGCGTTCTTCCACCCGTTCTCCGACGGCAACGGGCGGGCCGCCATGCTGACGTTGGACTTCGTGCTGCGGCGGGACCGGGTGGTGCTGGACCTGGCCGCCCCGGCGCTGGTGGTCGTCCGCCGCGCCGACGACCCGGGCGGGGCGGCGGACCTGGCCCGGCTGGTCGACGTGCTGATCACCGCCACCCGCCGACGTGCGGGGGACGGAGGCGGTCGCGCGTCGGCTCGGGCGGTCAGCGGGGTCGGCGCAGGGTGA
- a CDS encoding YqjF family protein, which yields MDIEPVDAAPERAFPWAVLRQRWRNLTFVHWAVPPEVVAPLLPVGTRPDTLDGVSYVGLTGFRMVGLGLGRGPGVPYFGSFWETNVRLYSVDGTGRRAVVFRSLDASRLVLVLVAQLSVRLPYKWSAMRMDRDGQCWTYRCRRRWPGPVGATSRMVVRVGEPIADPTPLEHFVTARWGLHTRAYGRTLHLPNWHPRWPLHRAELLHLDDELVAAAGLPPPAEPPASVLYSPGVPVRFGPPVTLRRPR from the coding sequence GTGGACATCGAGCCGGTCGACGCCGCGCCCGAGCGGGCGTTCCCCTGGGCCGTCCTGCGGCAACGCTGGCGGAACCTCACCTTCGTGCACTGGGCCGTGCCGCCGGAGGTCGTCGCGCCGCTGCTGCCCGTCGGCACCCGACCCGACACGCTCGACGGGGTCAGTTACGTCGGCCTGACCGGTTTCCGGATGGTCGGGCTGGGCCTCGGACGGGGACCGGGAGTGCCGTACTTCGGCAGCTTCTGGGAGACCAACGTCCGGCTGTACTCGGTCGACGGCACCGGCCGGCGGGCCGTGGTATTCCGCTCGCTCGACGCGTCCCGGCTGGTGCTGGTGCTGGTCGCGCAGCTGAGCGTGCGGCTGCCGTACAAATGGTCGGCGATGCGGATGGACCGGGACGGCCAATGCTGGACCTACCGCTGCCGGCGCCGCTGGCCCGGCCCGGTCGGCGCGACCAGCCGGATGGTGGTCCGGGTGGGTGAGCCGATCGCCGACCCGACCCCGCTGGAACACTTCGTCACCGCCCGCTGGGGACTGCACACCCGGGCCTACGGGCGCACACTGCACCTGCCGAACTGGCATCCCCGCTGGCCGCTGCACCGGGCCGAACTGCTGCACCTGGACGACGAACTGGTCGCCGCCGCCGGGCTGCCGCCGCCGGCCGAACCGCCGGCGAGCGTGCTCTACTCCCCCGGCGTCCCGGTCCGGTTCGGCCCACCGGTCACCCTGCGCCGACCCCGCTGA
- a CDS encoding winged helix-turn-helix transcriptional regulator produces MTDLRDDRDAWSMANCSIARAMDIVGSRSAMLIMREALLGTRRFDDFVHRVGLGEPAMAARLKELVAAGLLERVPYREPGQRTRHEYQLTRKGRELLPVITALRNWGDTWAADDAGPPVLSTHRECGHRVRPVLRCELGHDVNEGDVDIVAGPGLIRST; encoded by the coding sequence ATGACGGATCTACGGGACGACCGGGACGCCTGGTCGATGGCGAACTGCTCGATCGCCCGGGCGATGGACATCGTCGGCAGCAGGTCGGCGATGCTCATCATGCGTGAGGCCCTGCTCGGTACGCGCCGTTTCGACGACTTCGTCCACCGGGTCGGTCTCGGCGAGCCCGCCATGGCGGCCCGGCTCAAGGAGCTGGTCGCCGCCGGCCTGCTCGAACGGGTGCCCTACCGGGAGCCGGGGCAGCGCACCCGCCACGAGTACCAGCTCACCCGCAAGGGCCGCGAACTGCTGCCCGTCATCACCGCGCTGCGCAACTGGGGCGACACCTGGGCCGCCGACGACGCCGGTCCCCCCGTCCTCTCCACCCACCGGGAGTGCGGCCACCGCGTCCGGCCGGTGCTCCGCTGCGAGCTGGGCCACGACGTCAACGAGGGCGACGTGGACATCGTCGCCGGGCCGGGCCTGATCCGCAGCACCTGA
- a CDS encoding MFS transporter has protein sequence MTDQRTLPPTGPATTQGASAPPPPVRRGQVATLVAMCLGAAITFLQITATVSALTTVQRDLHVEPTTLIWIPSAYTLAVASLVLSAATLGNRFGRKRMFGAGVAAMIAGGAVLAQAGTPAWVIAGQLVAGIGGALILPNSLAILGATFTDPHRRTEVITAWSAASGIGLAVGPLIAGALLRQHHWHTVYLSTIVLGVVTLVVAAVGVAESRQGTGRLDVPGLLLATVTIAAFVYALIRSGRDGWTSPPVVTAWLGSAAALVGFVLVELRTAAPMLDVRLFRSASFSAVMVVAAVSLFGFTGVAILLVLFHERAQGLNPLDTGWRMLVLFGVYALAAFGAGRTIRRTGFKAPLTAGLLLGGLASLGLAAQGPATTFGQRWPLLALFGAACGLVVAPATAAALASVAPAQAGMASGAVNAARQVGSVLGASLLGTLLTTRLLAELPERLAAHQVAEPARGAVQSAVAAGTSGTQPLPDPVRAALAEALTAGVQAGLRVNAIVFLATAVLALALVRNRPHH, from the coding sequence GTGACCGACCAGCGAACCCTGCCCCCGACCGGGCCGGCCACCACCCAGGGCGCGTCGGCGCCGCCGCCACCCGTCCGCCGCGGCCAGGTGGCGACCCTCGTCGCGATGTGCCTGGGCGCGGCGATCACCTTCCTGCAGATCACCGCGACCGTCTCCGCCCTGACCACCGTCCAGCGGGACCTGCACGTCGAGCCGACCACCCTGATCTGGATCCCGAGCGCCTACACCCTGGCCGTGGCGAGCCTGGTCCTCTCGGCCGCCACGCTGGGCAACCGTTTCGGACGCAAGCGGATGTTCGGCGCCGGCGTCGCCGCGATGATCGCCGGCGGGGCCGTGCTGGCGCAGGCCGGCACCCCGGCCTGGGTGATCGCCGGGCAGCTCGTGGCGGGCATCGGCGGGGCGCTGATCCTGCCGAACAGCCTGGCCATCCTCGGTGCGACCTTCACCGACCCGCACCGGCGCACCGAGGTCATCACCGCCTGGTCGGCCGCCTCCGGCATCGGCCTGGCGGTAGGCCCGCTCATCGCCGGGGCGCTGCTGCGGCAGCACCACTGGCACACCGTCTACCTGTCCACGATCGTGCTGGGAGTGGTCACCCTCGTCGTCGCCGCGGTCGGCGTGGCCGAGTCCCGGCAGGGCACCGGCCGACTCGACGTGCCGGGCCTGCTGCTGGCCACCGTCACCATCGCCGCGTTCGTCTACGCCCTGATCCGGTCCGGACGTGACGGCTGGACCAGCCCGCCGGTGGTCACCGCGTGGCTCGGCTCCGCCGCCGCGCTGGTCGGGTTCGTCCTGGTCGAGCTGCGCACCGCCGCACCGATGCTCGACGTGCGACTGTTCCGGTCGGCCTCGTTCAGCGCCGTCATGGTCGTCGCCGCGGTGTCGCTGTTCGGCTTCACCGGCGTGGCGATCCTGCTCGTCCTGTTCCACGAACGCGCCCAGGGCCTCAACCCGCTGGACACGGGCTGGCGGATGCTGGTGCTGTTCGGCGTCTACGCGCTCGCCGCGTTCGGCGCCGGGCGGACCATCCGCCGCACCGGCTTCAAGGCGCCGCTCACCGCCGGTCTCCTCCTCGGCGGCCTGGCCAGCCTCGGCCTGGCCGCGCAGGGCCCGGCCACCACGTTCGGCCAGCGCTGGCCGCTGCTCGCGCTCTTCGGCGCCGCCTGCGGTCTGGTGGTTGCCCCGGCGACCGCCGCCGCGCTGGCCAGCGTCGCGCCCGCCCAGGCCGGCATGGCCTCCGGGGCGGTCAACGCGGCCCGCCAGGTGGGATCGGTACTCGGCGCGTCCCTGCTGGGCACCCTGCTCACCACCCGGCTGCTCGCCGAGCTGCCGGAGCGGCTCGCCGCGCACCAGGTCGCGGAGCCGGCCCGCGGCGCGGTGCAGTCGGCGGTGGCCGCCGGCACCAGCGGCACCCAGCCGCTGCCCGATCCGGTCCGGGCGGCGCTCGCCGAGGCGCTGACCGCGGGGGTGCAGGCGGGGCTACGCGTGAACGCCATCGTCTTCCTCGCCACCGCCGTGCTCGCTCTCGCTCTCGTCCGCAACCGGCCGCACCACTAG